TTATAAAACCTCTAAATCTCTCTAAATCATCCACCTGTATGATAAAAAGCCCTAGTTGAGGTCTCTCCCTCGCCCCATTTATTTTTTTCTGGCTTATTTTTTATGGCACTAAGGAGCGCTTCTTTCATGGCTTTTTTGTCATCATTTCTTATTGCTTGGCTTACATCGATGGCATCTTGAAAATACAAACAAGGGCATATTATCCCTTCAGCTGTGATTCTAATCCTATTGCAGGATGCGCAAAATTCGTCATTATGTGGAGCAATGATACCAAATACATTGTCTGTATTGTCTAATTTATATAGTTTTGCAGGTCCAAAAGCCTCTTTTTGTATCATTGAAATATTATATTTTTTTTTGATATTTTCTAGAATCTCAAAGGATTTTAGCCCTTTAATCCTATTGCTTGCAAAGTCATTTTCCATATATTCTATATATCTAAGTAAAAAATTTTCTTTGTTTGCAAATTCAAGCATAGGCACTATTTCATCATCATTTATTCCTTTTAATGGAACCATATTTAGCTTTATTTTTAAATTTACTGCTTTTGCTTCTTGTAATCCTTCTAACACAAAATCTAGTGCATCTTTTTTTGATATTAATTCTATTTTTTCTTTTTTTAAACTATCAAGAGATACATTTATCCTTTTTAATCCAGAATCTTTTAGCTCTTTTGCATATTTTTTTAAAAAATAGCCATTTGTAGTGAGGGCTACTTCTATATCGTTTTTGTAATCATATATGCCTTTTACAAATGAGCTTAAATCTTTTCTTAGTAGGGGTTCTCCACCTGTAATGCGGATTTTTTTTACACCATAATCCATTGCAATTTTTAGAAATTCAAGCATTTTATCAAGTGGGATTAAGTCTTCTGCTATTTCATCAGGTGTATTTGGCATACAATATTTGCATCTAAAATTACAATTTTTTGTAACAGAGATTCTAATATAGTCAATTACTCTTCCAAAACTATCTATTAACAACTTTTATCCTTAAAAAAATATGTAGTAATTTTAGTTTAAATGTATTTTATTATTTTTTGTAAATATAAGGATAGGATTTTTATATTTTTATAAATATAAGCAGTTTGTAGAAATCATAGAATCTTTTAAAGATTCTATGATATTTATTATTTTGAAACCCCTTCAATACCAATTGATAGTGTCACTTCTTCACCTAGTGCGACATTTGGAGTGCCAGAAGCTATATCAAAATCTTTTCTGTTGATTTTTCCATTTAATTCTAAGCCTACGACTTCATCACCTTTCATATTTTTTGATGTTCCAAATACCTCAACACCTAGTGTGATTTGCTTTGTAATGCCTTTTATTGTTAAGTCAAAAGTGCCATTATTGTCATTCATCTTAACTAATTTTAATGTTGCTTTTGGAAATTTTTTTGTATCAAAATATTCTGGATCTTGTATATGTGCATCTCTACCTTCATTATTTGTATTAATTGAGCTAATATCAACTTCTCCATTTAATGCAGTTAGTTTATTGTTATCAATGCTTACACTGCCTTCAAATTTACCAAAATTTCCTGATACATTGCTAACACTTAGATGTTTGATTTTGAATTCAATTTGTGAGTGTGAAGTATCAACGCTATAATCTTTTGCTATGGCTAATCCGCATGGTAATATACCCATTAAAAATACTAATATTATTTTTTTCATTTTTTCTCCTATTTGATATTTAAAGCTATATTATAGTGTGTTAATTGTTTATTGCAAATTTATTAAATCATATTTTCTATTTGCAATAGTTCATTTAATTCATCTTTTGTTAAATATCCTTTTTCAAGCACGACTTCGACTATACTTCTATTAGAATTTAGTGCGATTTTTGCTACTTCTGCTGATTTTTCATATCCTATTTTTGGATTTAGTGCTGTTACTAATCCTATGCTATTTAAAACAAAATTCTTGCAAACATCTTTATTTGCAGTGATTCCATCTATGCACTTATTGGCTAGAGTTATATTTGCATCTTGTAATAAATTTATAGAATTTAATAATGAAAATATAATCACGGGTTCAAATACATTTAATTGCAATTGTCCGCCAGCAGCAGCCATTGTTATCGTTGTATCACTTCCTATTAACAAAAAGCATACTTGATTTACTACTTCAGGGATTACAGGATTTACTTTTCCAGGCATTATAGAGCTTCCAGGCTGCATTTTTGGTAGGTTTATTTCATTTAGTCCAGCTCTTGGTCCAGAGCTAAGCAACCTTAAATCATTGCATATTTTTGTAAGTTTTACTGCTGCTCTTTTTAGGATTCCACTTATTTGGACATAAGCTCCTGTGCTTTGAGTAGCTTCTATTAAATCTCTTGCAGTGATAAAATCTATTTTTGTTATTTCTTGTAACTTTTTTTCAACTATATTTTTATAGTTTTTAGGTGTATTGATGCCTGTTCCTATTGCAGTTCCACCTAGATTTATGATTTTGAATTCATCTCTTGAATGCAAGATTCTATCTCTATCTTTTTGTAGCATTAAACCAAAAGCTGCAAATTCTTGTCCTAAAGTCATAGGCACTGCATCTTGGAGCTGCGTCCTTCCCATCTTTATGACATCGCTAAATTCTTTTGCTTTATTCATAAATGAATTATTTAATACATCCATAGATTCTGCTAATTCACCCAAACGAATATATAAAGCTAGCCTCATTGCAGTTGGATATGCATCATTTGTAGATTGACTTTTATTTATATGATCATTTGGATGACAAAATTGATATTCACCCTTTTTATGCCCTAGAATCTCTAATGCTATATTTGCTATTACTTCATTTGCATTCATATTAGTGCTTGTGCCAGCTCCACCTTGTATCATTGGCACTACAAATTGGGAATAATAGCCTCCCTCTAGTATTTTATCGCAAGCCTTTATTATCGCTTCTTTTAGTTCAAATGATAATAATCCTAATTCATAGTTTGCCAAAGCAGCAGCTTTTTTTACTATAACAATGCTATTTATAAAGATTGGAAAGTCATTTAGTCTTTGCTCTCCTATAGGGAAATTTTCTATCGCTCTTAATGTTTGTATCCCATAATAACAACTATCATCTATCTCCATCTCACCAATAAAATCTTTTTCTATTCTTTTCATTACAAATCCTTATAACAATATATTATGATTATAATCTTTTTAGTGTTGGTTTTAAGCGTTTTTTTGGGGGATTTAAATCTCTATTGTTAAGAATTGTATAGCTTTTTTCTAAAAGATTTATATAAATAATATTTCATGTATTTAGTGTATAAATGTTTAAATTTAAGATTTTTTTGGTAGAATCCCCATTTCTATCAAAATCTTTGGCATACTTTAGGACCGGTGGGTGAGTTGGCTTAAACCACGTCCCTGCTAAGGACGCGTAGTCGCAAGATTACCGAGGGTTCGAATCCCTCCCTGTCCGCCATAGCATATATTTATTTTTTACTTTCTTATTAACTACTTTAAAAGATTTTTATTTTTAATCACATAGATTCTAGAAATTACACAAAATAATTTTTTAGTGGGTGTTAGATTGGGTGTAAAATAATAAGAGGAGAATCCCCCTCTTTATGTTGGATTTTTAAAATATTTATTCTTTTATTGCTTTTTGTATTTGTTTTATTTCATCATCTTGCAATTTTATTATGTCATTTGCAATTTGCTTTATTTCGGCATTTTTTGTGTATTTTAGGATTGTTTTTGCACTATTTATAGCACTTTTGTGATGTTCTATCATAGCTTTTGCAAAATCAAAATCGATATTTCCGCTATATTTTATACTATTCATTTCTTGTATCATGGTTTCTAAATCTATTTGTGATTTATCTTGGAATTCTTTATAAGATACGCTATCGCAATCTTTTTTGTCTTTTTGTAATCTTTCTATCAAATCTTGAAAGTATTCAATCTCATTGCTTTGTGTGTCTATAATCTGTTTTGCTATTTCTTCTAAAATATCGTTTTCTGCTTCATCTAAATACAATGTAGCAGAATCTACCGCCCCTTGATGATGTGTAATCATATCTGTTAAAAAATCTATATTTTCATTGCAACTCATAGATACACCATGCATGCTGTGATGCATAGAATTTAAAATTTCTTGATTTTTATTTTGTTCTATGGAGGCAGAATCTGCAAAAAGAATGGTTGATGTTATGATTAATATTGCTATCTTTTTTATTTTGTATCCTTTGTGTTGAGATATTTAAGTTTCACATAAAAATATGTAGTTTTTGTCAATCATGGTTTATGATATTGTAAATATATTCCATATGTGGCTTTATTTTTGTTTCATCAATATTTGTAAATATGCTTAATGCAGGGATTGCTTGATATAAAAGCATTTTTGAGCCATTTATTGTATCTAGTCCTTTTATTTTTGCAAATTCTAAAAATATACATTCTTTTCCATACATCAAATCAAATGCGATTTTTGAACGTTCAAATAAAGATTCTAAAGAATCTTTTTGAAGTGGCAAGGTGTTATTTATGGATGATGATGTAGCATTTATTATGATATCAAATTCTATTTTTTTTGTGCATTCTAGTATTTCATCATTTATGCAAGTCTCAAAGCCCTTCTCATCAAAAAAAGAGAGATTTTTTTTGCTTCTATTTGAGATTATTACATTTATATTTTTTTCTTTTAAAATCATTGCAATTGCTTTTGCACTACCACCTGCTCCAAGAATCAAGGCATTTTTGATATTTTTAGATTCTATATTTTTGTAGAATCCTATCGCATCTGTGTTGTAGCCAATTATTTTATTATCTTTTTTTATTATCGTATTTACAGCACCAATTTTTTGTGCGATTCCACAAATCTCATCACAAATATTTGCTACATCTTCTTTATAAGGAAGTGTAATATTCGCACCACTTAATCCAAGTAAAAAAAATAATTCTCTAAAATCCTTACTTGAATCTAATAAATATCTTGAATATCGTGCATCAATTTTTAGCTTATAAAGTGTGTAATTGTGCAGTATAGGGGATTTTGAGTGTGCTATTGGATTTCCAAAAACAGCAAATAATTTCATAATTACTTTTTGCTAAGTAGCTCCATATATACAAATCCTCCACCAGCTACTTTGCCCCATTTCCCTTCAATATTTTCTATAAATATTTTTTGATTAATATGCATTTGTCTTATTATTTTAGATTCTGTATTTGGTTTTTCTCTAATATTTAGATTCTTTACTTTTATTATGTATGGTGTTACACCATCATTGCTTGCAATCTCTGCATTTTTATCATCATTTTTTTCTAACAATCCCATATATGCAAAGCCACCATTTTTTAGCTCGCCCCACTGCCCATTTATATTTATTATTTCAATATTATTTCCGTTTATGTATTGTCTTATTATTTTAGATTCTGTATTTGGTTTTTCTCTAATATTTAATATATTTGTAACAACCCTATAAATATTTTTTATATCTTCTTCTTTTGTATTTAGGGCTTCTATATTGTCAATCATTTTTATAGGTTCTTCAAGATCTTTATTTAGCGATGGAGATGTTTGTATTGGTGCTGTAGTAACTATTTCTTCTAGATTGATTTTGTTTCTTTTTTCGATAAATAAAATAAATAAGATAAATAAAACTACACCAATAAGCATAACCATAATATATGAAATATAGATTTTATATTTACCTTGCATCTAAGCTCCCTAACTCAATTGCTGCCATTTCTAAATATTTATTTGGCATTACTCCTTTACTAAACAATGTAGGCTCTATATCATAATAATATTCACAAATATCAAATAATAAAAAGCACATTCTAGTAAGAAGTCTTAGGTTGCCTTTGGTTTGTTTATGCATAAATTTATAATTATTATTTTTAAGCAAAAATGAAACAGAATCTAGCCCAGCTTTTGCTAGCTTTTGTGTTATAAAAAGTCGTAAGTTTTTTACATCTAATTGACTTATGACTACTTTATCCCAGATTCTAGATGTAAAATAGCTTTCATTTAATACTTCTTTATTGCTTAATGTATGAGTAACTAATATAAATCTAAAAACTCTACAATCAGATAGCATTCTAATCACTTCAAGCTCTCTATCTCCATATAATTGCACTTCATCAATTACTATTGTTGGAGCTAGCTCATTTTTTGGTAAGTTTGTAGAAAAGCTTTTGAAAAACTCATCTCTTGTCATATTTTTGTTTATTTCTATATGTGGTAAAAATTTTAGATGAAGCTGTGCTAAGAATCCATTTAAAGATAAAAATGGAAACAATTGTATATGCAAAGATTCAGTTGATATGTTTTTTGCTAATTGTTGTATCAAGTAGCTTTTGCCAACCCCTGGTTGTCCTGTGAGTAAAACTATTTGAAATGGCACTTTTTGGATTAATTGTTCAAGCTTGTTCCTTGCTGCAATATTAATATCTAAATCGATATATTCCATACTATCGACTTTTTCTAGAAATACATTTTTTGCATCACTAAAAGGATTCATTTATATAACCTTATTTTTTATACTTACATAATTGCGATATTTGTAATAATACTATATTTACTACCTAAATGTAATTAATAAAAACTTTGATACAATCAATTTGAGCATAATAAAATAAATTTAATATTAAAAAAAGGTTTAAATTATGATTGATATAAATGATTTAAGCATAGATAATCTTGTAAAATTATATGATTTAGATTTGTTTGAATTAGGAGATATGGCACATAGCATTAGAGAAGATATTCATAGTAATAAAGTTTATTTTAATGTAAATAGGCATATTAATCCTAGCAATATTTGTGCAGATATTTGTAAATTTTGCGCATTTTCATCACATAGAAAAAATCCAAATCCATATGAAATGACAAAAGAAGAAATACTAGGCGATGCTGCAAGTGCATACAATCGTGGAGCTAGAGAATTTCACATAGTAAGTGCTCATAATCCAAATTATCCATATGCTTGGTATTTTGATATTTTTAAAACACTAAAAGATAAATTTAGTGATATTCATATAAAGGCAATGACTGCTGCAGAAGTTGATTTTTTGCATAGAAGATTTAATAAAAGCTATGAAAATATATTGCAAGATATGCAAGATTCTGGTGTAGATTCTATGCCTGGTGGTGGAGCTGAAATATTTGCTAGTGAAGTTAGAGAAAAAATATGCAAGGGTAAAGTCGATGCGCAAAATTGGCTAAAAATACATTCAATCTGGCATAGTATGGGTAAAAAAAGCAATGCAACAATGCTTTTTGGACATATAGAATCTAAAGAACACAGAATCCACCATATATTAGAAATTAGAAAATTGCAAGATAAAAGCGATGGATTTAATGCCTTTATCCCTCTTCTTTACCAAAGACAAAACAATTTTTTAAATGTAAAAAAATTTCCAAGTGGTATTGAGATTTTAAAAACTATTGCAATAAGTAGAATCTTGCTTCCAAATGTGCCAAATATAAAAGCTTATTGGGCTACTTTAGGCTTAAATCTAGCTCTTGTATCACAAGAATTTGGTGCAAATGATATTGATGGCACGATAGAGATAGAAAATATCCAAAGTGCAGGTGGTGCAAATAGCAAAAGAGGAATTAACAAAGATGAGTTAATTTCACAAATAAAAGACGCTGGATTTATACCTGTGCTAAGGGATAGCCTTTATAATGAGATAGAATCTTATTAGTCTCTTAGCTCATTTTTGTGCCATTTTAGATAGCTTTTGCTTGCTTTTGATTTTAGGATTAGAATCTGTGGAATTTCATATGGATGTGTATCTAGGATGATGGATTCTATCTTTTTTGCATTTTTCTTATTTGTTTTTATGCTTAATTGTATTTCATCTTCATTACAGATTTTGCCTTCCCAGATGTATGCACTTTTTATTTGATTTATTTGTATGCAAGAAGCAAGATTTTTTTCTAATAATATATTTTGGAGTTTATTTACATCTTTTATATCATTAAAAGTTGTTTTGATGATGTATATTTTATTCTTCATTTATTAGTATGAATGTTGTATTTTTGTTTAGCTTAGTATTTTTACCTTGTATAATCATATCAATTGGCTTATCTTCTTTCATATCATTATCAATGACTACAAAATCAAATTTTTGATTTGCGATTATTATTAGGTATTCTACTTTTTTATTGGTCTGTGTAACGATAAAATCTTTGTATCTTGTGAGTATGTCAAATTTCAGTTTCATCTCAAATTCATTTCTATTTGATACAATTAATATTCTTTTACAATTTCTTTCTTTGTATTTATTGATATAAATATTTAGCAATCTATCATTATCATTTAGCTTTGAAGAATCTAGAGTTTTTATATATTGCTGTATGAAAGCAAGTGTGCAAAATGAATAATTGCTCTGAAGCTTTAAAAACTGATTTTTTACAGGATCGCTTGCCATTCCTAGCTTCCATATTTTGTTATCTAGTGATGTGATTGTGATATTTAGAGCATTTTTTATATGTTCAAATATCTGCTCTTTTGTCTTATCAAAGTTATTAATAAAATCTTTTTTGTAACTTTCTTTAAATATTTCTATAAGTTTTTCTACTCTATCTTTTATTTTTGTTAGTATTATTGTTTTTTCTTTGCATTCTTTATGTATTGCATTTATTGTTGCTAATCTTTCTTTTAATATTTGCTCGTTTTTTACTCCAGCAGATGTTAGCTTTAATTGCAAGGAGTGAATCTCACTTTTTGCACTTTTTTCTCTCGATTTTAGTTTTAAAATATCATCTTTTAGATTTATTAGTTTTCTATTTGCAGCGTTGAAATAAAGCTGTTGGGATAAAAAACCCTCTTCATAAACTTTTTTTGCATTTTGATTTGCTATATAAAATGGTGTTATAAAATATTGTAATTTTCCTAGAATCTGCAAATATATAGAAAAAGTATCTTTTGTAATCCTCCTATCAACACAAATTAGAGAATCTAAAGTCCTTTTGATAAATCTATTTACAATTCTATAATCTAATTTTTCATAGTTATCAATTGGCAATTTGTAGGCTGATTTTATGATTTTTATTTCATTTTCAAAGTGGTATTGTATAAATTTGTTTATTGAAATACTTATTGGAATAGATGTTAATTTTGCATAGTCTGTTTTTTTGTATGTTTCTGCAATCAAGTCATCAAATACATTGGATTCTAGTTTTTCTAGTTCCTCATCTGTATTTGTTTTCCAAAAATCTCTTTCTTTTATGATACTCTCACTATCAAATTCTTGATATTTTGAGCTTCTTATATCAATTACATTATGTTTTTCATCTTCTAATCTAAACTCTACTAATAGATTTATTTCTGGAATCTTTGTATTATCATGCCAACTAGCAATTTTAAAATCAAAAAGCTTTTTTGAAGCATTTATAATCGTTCCTACGCCTGTTGTGTGTGAGTATTGCACTATTTTTCCGTGCATTGTTGTTCTTTTTTTGGTTTTTTAGGATCGATGAGTTCTAATATTTCTTTTGAATTTTGAAGAAATATAAATAAATCATCATTATTTAGCGTTACTATGGTATTAGAATCTTTTGGTTTTTGAATAAAGTCTTCTAGTGTGATTTTTTTCATAATTGATCCGCTAAGTTTAATTATTTTTAAGATTCTAGCATAAGTAAGGCTTACTTATAAAGCTATGTTATAATGATATAAAAATTTTAAGGATTAAGGTATCTATATTTTATGGATAATGAAATTAGGATTATAAAAAGAGGCTTAGAACATCCGCAAGAAATAAAATCTCAAAATATTAAACAAAAAGTAATAACGCAAGATAGTCCGATTATCAAACAATTAAGAGAAGCAGAAGAAAAATATAAAATTAGAAGAGAATTAAGTGATGATGAATTAATTGAGCTTGAATTCAAAGAAGAAGCAGATAAGATTCGATCTAAGACAAGGAATACAGAATCTGACATACCTACAAATAATCAACAAGTAAATGAACAAAAAGTATTGCCAAAGGAATTGCCAATTGATGATAAGAATCTAGCTTATATTAGAAGTTTAGATGAACCTGTATTAAATGATTTTAATAATGATCTAAATAATGATAGCTTGCAAATTAGATTAAAAACTAGCCAAGATTTTACCCATCAAAACCCTAGAAATAGTGATTTACATAGAGAACCATTAAGAAAAGAAGGATTAAATATATTTAATAATCCAATCTCACCAAATAAAGAATCTAAAGAAATAATAGAATCTAAAAAAATCAATATTGATTTATCAAATAGGCAAACATCAAATCTATCAGTAAGTGATAATAATTCTACAAGTTTGATAGAACGTTTGAAAATGGATAGAGAAAAAATAAATGAAATTAGAAATAATGAAATTAGAAAAGTAGAATTGCACACGCCACCACCACCTCAGGATAAAACACATTTGGATATAAAGCAAGATAATATTGCAGATTCTCGTGCTGTGGATTCTACTATTGTAGATTCTAGTATCGTGGATTCTACAAATGATACTATTTATAATGAAAATATTGATAAATCTAATAATATGGCATTTAGTGCTAATTCATATACACCAAAAAATCAATCTATTATAAATACACCAAATCTAGCAGAATCTAGCATAGATTCAAATCAAGATATATATACATTGCCACCAACTAGCCTTTTAAATGAGCCAAAATATCAAAAGATTGATATTGATGGCAGCGAGATTGATATAAAAGCCCAGAATCTAATTAGCAAGCTTAGAGTCTTTCGTATAAATGGAGATATTACAGATATTTATAGCGGACCTGTTGTAACTACATTTGAATTTCGTCCAGCTCCAGATGTAAAAGTATCAAGAATCCAAAATCTTGAAAATGATTTATCAATGGCACTAAAAGCAAAAAGTATTAGGATTCAAGCACCAATTCCAGGAAAAGATGTGGTAGGAATTGAGATTCCAAATAATACAATACAGACAATTTATATTAGAGAGATTTTTGAGAGTAAAGAATTTGTCGGCTCTACCGCACAGCTTGCTATTGCTCTTGGTAAGGATATAATAGGCAGACCTATCGTGCATGATTTAGCGCAATTGCCACATTTGCTTATCGCAGGGACAACAGGTAGCGGGAAAAGCGTGGGGTTGAATGGAATGATTTTATCTTTGCTTTATAAAAATACTCCAGAACAATTACGTTTTATTATGATTGATCCAAAGAGGGTTGAATTAAGCCTTTATAAAGATATTCCACATTTGCTAACACCAATTATTGCAGATCCAAAAAAAGCCGTTGTTGCTCTTAGTAAAGCTACAGATGAGATGAATAGAAGATATGAGCTTATGAATGAAGTTGGTGTAAAAAATATCATAGGTTACAATAAAGCAGCTATACAGAATGGATTTGATAAATTGCCTTATATTGTAATTATCATTGATGAATTTGCAGATTTGATGATTATGGGTGGTAAAGATTCTGAACAATATCTCACTTCTTTAGCATCTAAAGCAAGAGCATCTGGAATCCACCTTATCATCGCTACACAGCGTCCAACCGTAAATGTTGTAACAGGACTAATAAAAAGCAATCTACCTTCAAGAGTGAGTTATCGTGTAGGTAGCCCTATGGATTCTAAAGTCGTGCTAGATAAGGTTGGTGCAGAAACATTGCTTGGAAATGGTGATATGTTATTTTCAGATAAAAACATGGTATCTAGGTATCATGCGCCTTATAGCAGTGAAAAAGAGATAGAAAGAGTAGCAGATTTTATAAGATCACAAAAAAGCGTAGAATATGATGAGTTTTTCTCACTAGAACCAAAAGATATTACTCAAGGTGTATCTACAAGCATTGCCCATACAAGTGAAGATGAATATATGCAAAAAGCAAAAGAAATAATACTCTCTAGCGGTAGGACTTCAGCAAGTTATTTGCAAAGATCTCTTGGGGTTGGGTTTAATCGCGCCTCAAATATATTAGAATCTTTGGAAAAAGAAGGATTTTTATCCGCTCCAAACTCAAAGAATCTTAGAGAGATTATTGGTTAAAATAAGGCTATATGATACAATCATGAAAAATCTATTTTTTTGGAGAATTATTTATGTTAGATGAAGCAAAATATATTTGGCAAGATGGAAAATTGGTAGATTGGAAAGATGCAAAAATCCATGTATTAACACATAGTTTGCATTATGGAAATGCAACATTTGAAGGCACTAGAGCGTATAAAACAAAAAATGGCTTAGCTATATTTAGGCTAGAAGATCATACAAGAAGATTGCTAAATTCAGCAAAGATTCTAAAGCTTGATTGTCCTTATAGTTTTGAGGAAATAAACAAAGCTCATATTGACTTGTTAAAAGCAAATAAAGATTGTTATAACAGCAATGTTTATATCCGCCCGCTTATATATCTTGGCTATGGTGTGATGGGGATTTATCATGTTAATGCACCTGTAAATATGATGATTGCTGCTTGGAATTGGGGTGCATATCTAGGTGAAGATGGAATTGAAAATGGAATTAGAGTAAAGACAAGCTCTTTTGTGCGAAATTCCGTAAAATCACTAATGGGAAAAGCAAAGGCTAGTGCAAATTATCTAAATTCACAAATGGCAAAATATGAAGCTACACAATGTGGTTT
Above is a window of Helicobacter sp. MIT 99-5507 DNA encoding:
- a CDS encoding DNA translocase FtsK translates to MDNEIRIIKRGLEHPQEIKSQNIKQKVITQDSPIIKQLREAEEKYKIRRELSDDELIELEFKEEADKIRSKTRNTESDIPTNNQQVNEQKVLPKELPIDDKNLAYIRSLDEPVLNDFNNDLNNDSLQIRLKTSQDFTHQNPRNSDLHREPLRKEGLNIFNNPISPNKESKEIIESKKINIDLSNRQTSNLSVSDNNSTSLIERLKMDREKINEIRNNEIRKVELHTPPPPQDKTHLDIKQDNIADSRAVDSTIVDSSIVDSTNDTIYNENIDKSNNMAFSANSYTPKNQSIINTPNLAESSIDSNQDIYTLPPTSLLNEPKYQKIDIDGSEIDIKAQNLISKLRVFRINGDITDIYSGPVVTTFEFRPAPDVKVSRIQNLENDLSMALKAKSIRIQAPIPGKDVVGIEIPNNTIQTIYIREIFESKEFVGSTAQLAIALGKDIIGRPIVHDLAQLPHLLIAGTTGSGKSVGLNGMILSLLYKNTPEQLRFIMIDPKRVELSLYKDIPHLLTPIIADPKKAVVALSKATDEMNRRYELMNEVGVKNIIGYNKAAIQNGFDKLPYIVIIIDEFADLMIMGGKDSEQYLTSLASKARASGIHLIIATQRPTVNVVTGLIKSNLPSRVSYRVGSPMDSKVVLDKVGAETLLGNGDMLFSDKNMVSRYHAPYSSEKEIERVADFIRSQKSVEYDEFFSLEPKDITQGVSTSIAHTSEDEYMQKAKEIILSSGRTSASYLQRSLGVGFNRASNILESLEKEGFLSAPNSKNLREIIG
- a CDS encoding branched-chain amino acid transaminase, with the translated sequence MLDEAKYIWQDGKLVDWKDAKIHVLTHSLHYGNATFEGTRAYKTKNGLAIFRLEDHTRRLLNSAKILKLDCPYSFEEINKAHIDLLKANKDCYNSNVYIRPLIYLGYGVMGIYHVNAPVNMMIAAWNWGAYLGEDGIENGIRVKTSSFVRNSVKSLMGKAKASANYLNSQMAKYEATQCGFDEALLLDDSGFVAEGSGECIFIVRNGELITPPHDNSLESITQDSVLKIAKDLGVNVIERKITRDEIYIADEAFFTGTAAEITPIKELDFRIIGNGKRGSITKRLQDSFFDIVSGNNPKYQNFLTYIN